CACAGAGCAAGTagctgtggcacctggggacacacTCTGGTggtcagggaggtgctgggtgcaaGGTTGGACTCGgcctggatgattctgtgattcattctcctgtctgctctgcctgcagctctgggaaatCTCCTCGGGGGAGCTCCTGCTCTCCGTCCTCTTCGACGTGGGGATCATGGCTGTGACTCTTGACCTCTCTGAGTATCACATGTTCTGTGGGGGCATGGATGGCTCCATCTTCCAGGTTgacctctgtgcctgggtgagcacctggggctggagatctgctcagtgctgctcctgaTGTGGCACCCTGAGccgctgtcccctccctgctgggaccaGCGTGTCCTGCCGGGGCATGGCAGGGCCTGGGTTCCTCTGtgcctcctctgccccctccagacacagaggggctgggttcctctgtgcctcctctgccccctccagaGACAGAGGGGCTGGGTTCCTCTGtgcctcctctgccccctccagacacagaggggctgggttcctctgtgcctcctctgccccaTGCAGAGACAGAGGGGCTGGgttcccctgtgcctcctctgccccaTGCAGAGACAGAGGGGCTGGGTTCCTCTGtgcctcctctgccccctccagaGACAGAGGGGCTGGGTTCCTCTGtgcctcctctgccccctccagaGACAGAGGGGCTGGGTTCCTCTGtgcctcctctgccccctccagaCTCAGGGATGAGCCTGCTGGGttcctctgtgcctctgccccctccagaCTCAGGAGTGAACCTGCTGGCTTCCCAGGTTTCCCCTGTGtcctctctgccccctccagactcagggatgacccTGCTGGGTTtctctgtgcctcctcttccccctccagactcagggatgacccTGCTGGGTTCCTCTGtgcctcctctgccccctccagactcagggatgacccTGCTGGGTTCCTCTGTGtcctctctgccccctccagactcagggatgacccTGCTGGGTTCCTCTGtgcctcctctgccccctccagactcagggatgacccTGCTGGCCTCAGTCTTGCTCAATtgcagcctctctctctccctcccagccGGTGCAGAGGGACCGGACCTTCCAGCCGGAGCGGGAGCAGGGGAAGGTCTTCAAAGGACACAGGTGAAGGAGCTGCCCCACCCGCCCAAGGGTGTTGAACCTGCCCTGTCTGcccacctcagcagctgctgggcagccctggggtcATGCTGAGTTTAAGAGAGAGCCTCTTGCCCGCTGCAGGAACCAGGTGACCTGCCTGTCGGTGTCCACCGAcggcagcctgctgctctccgGCTCGCACGACGAAACCGTCCGGCTGTGGGACATCCAGAGCAAGCAGTGCCTCAAGACAATGAATCACAAAGgtgaggcacagccctgccctgccctgctcccccttcctcctcagctgccaaaggctgcctgcctctgccccccctgccctggcccccgGAGGGGGTTCTCCGCCGCTTGCCTCCCTGcgccacagctggcagcaggctgggagggagcctccgagggcagcctggccaagccctgccccccctgcagcctgcagggccagctcccagctagggcaggctgctcaggcacaCAGCAAGTtccatcttgaatgtctccagggatggagcctcagccacctccctgggtgacctgtgccagtgtctgcccaccctcactgtgcagagcttccaaccctgctctgctccagttccaaaccactgcccctcagcctgcagcccctcctgcacagcccctccccagcctgcctggaggtccccttcagacactgctatgcagctctaaggtctccctggagagccttccctcctccaggctgagcagccccagctctcccagcctgtcctcagaggagaggtgctgcagccctctgggaAGGGCAGAGGCATTAGGGCCACCTCAGGTGTCTGGAGCAGTGGTTTGCTCTTGGCCCCTGTCTGTTACCAAGGCCtctgtgtgctggcagggaaTGAGTCACAGATTTCACCCTGTCACTGAGGACATCCAGGAACTTCCTCCTTGCTTTCCAGAGGGAGCAGTTGCACCACATGCACCCCCAaggcctggggaggaggtgtctggagaggaggctgccagccaaggagcacccagcagctgatTGGGCCTGAAATGAGTCTGAGCTAAGCAGTGTTTGTGCTCTCAGGCTGATGGCTCCCAGAAATCATGCAAACAAAccctgccaggctcccaccagggaggggatggcttccccctcctgctgctcttggagctgctgcttggatTTCTGGCTGCCTGTGGTGGTCTCCAGTCTGTTACCAGTGGGCTtggcagcactgctctcccCAAACCCTCCCAGAAGGTGTTCAGGGGTGAAGGTCAGAGCCTCTTCCTCTGTGGTGCTGGACAGGggttgctgagctgctgctcagggcagtggctgagagccagcctgctgcagcccctttccTCCTGTGGCTGCCAAGGACTGTTTCTAATGAGGACCTactgcagtgcccagccagccTTGCTCCACTGGCAgtgggagggggaaagcagACAAACTCTGGGCTGAGTCATCCAAGGCAGTGGGGGCCAAgcttcctctgccagcctggcatcaaaaccctcctggaagCTGCAGGGGAGTACAGATGGACCCAAGCCCTTCCCATGAGGAGCAGGACTGGGctgaccctgctgctgtgctgggggggcctggagcatgaGGTGTgggtgctctgctgcagcctcccctggcttgctgcttcctgcaggcagggatttggctgccctggcagccctggcaccggtgccaccctgcccctgcccatgtgcagggtgggagctgtggggtgggtgaggggaggCTACCACCAGGGAGAGGTACCCCAGAGCacaggctccctgcagcctccctacatccacagctctgcagctcctgccccactgctgcctctcttcAGCAGCCTTCACCTCACTGGGGCCAGGagttccctgcagtgctgctttccagcaggtccccatctccccttggcctctctcatCACCCCCCCTAGCAGGGATGGGAGCCCTGAGCAAGGTCtgttccctgctgccagccctccagcaccatcCTGAGCCCTTGCCCAGGGCAGAGATGACAAAGGCTTTTGTGCCATGGTGACATGACAGCAGCCTCTGGGCCCAGGGCCCTCTGCTTAGgggccagagcaggcagctgagggcaaGGCAGCAACCActgcccctgcttccccctctgTGGTGCTGCAAATAgatcagaggggctggagggtggctgagggctccagaggagcctggctgcagggcagggcaggcagaggctttCCCAGCAAGGTTGGCTTGTCCTtggtgggggtgggcagggcatGGGCAGGCAGATGGGCTTGGAGGaactgggctgctgctctgtcactgtgctgggcaaggcagggctgctcctcctcacccaCTGTGGCTGGCACCTCTGCAAGGGGACCCAGGAGCCctctgggctgaggctgggtgcCAGTGCTCCCCAGTCCTCTTGCCAGCACTGCCCCAACAGCCCTCCAGGCCCCTGTCAGGCAAGCTCCATCCTCTGCAGACACCAGGGCACAGACCAccccctggggcagggccactgcaggctgctccagcagggctctcctgccagcagctgccaagctgggcagctggctgctttaTTCTCCCCAGGGTAAGCCCCAGTCCCTCTGCTCACACTGGCAGGGTGTCACCCACCATGGGCTTGGACAGGACTTGcatctgcagcaggctctgagctgggctgggggtgaggggtctctgtgcctggctggtgACCAGGTTTGGGCATCTGTAGGCTACTTCCTGAGTTagcttttccctcctctccctctcttgcccctttcccattgctcctggagctgctggtgaccCAGCAGTGTTAATCTCACTAATGGATTcataagcagcagcaagcatcttgtctggagggagggagcagaagcaaagcagagggtTGGTTacagcaggctgtgggcagagggcagctccagggccagcctgggctctctgcaggcagagcagcttctAGGCTGAGCATTTGGTGGAGCCTCTGGTGggatccagcccttggctcccaGGAAGACCGAGCTTcagagcaggctctgctctggctgaagagggaggtggtggtgagggagcCCTTGCCTGCATCTGAGCTGCTTTCAGCCATCTCCTCTGAAAGCCTCAGGTAGCTCCAAGTCCCTCGgggtgccctccctgccagcttccctccctcatcctgcaccCTTTGGAGGATGCTGggtgggtgctgcagcagcctcaggtgcACCTGGATCCTTTTAACCTTTCCCTGTGTGCTGCCAAGTGCTGCCAGGGGAAGATGGATGCTCAGGGGTTTCCTGGTGGTcaccaagctgctctgctcacacacaggcctgaggggtgctggggtggggtgagggTCCCTGTGTCTGacagggaggggtttggaggtgtgtgtggggggcagcaggagcagtccaCACGGgttgggaagggctggaggggtCTCTGTGTCTGACAGGGAGAGctctgggggggcagcaggagcagtccaCACGGgttgggaagggctggagggaggtggaagggggctgctgacagaaagcagcagcctgtgtgggTAAAGGCAGTAATTAAAGTGCTCATTAGCTGTGCCAAAGGAGAGTGTGTGTGATAGATCATTGCAGGAGACAGCTGCTGGCttggctgcttctgcagaggaCTCCTGAGCCGCCCCactcctcccccagctgcctgccccttgctgctccccactgccaagcactgggaaggggaaggctctgctgctcccccagctgctggggaggaaggcaggaggagctctgtgccctctgccaggcaagaggggcagggagggggtggggggaaacccCTTGCTGGAGCCAGGAGAATTCTGACCTGTCCCTTCCTGCtgtccccacccccctgccaggcccTGTGACAAATGCCTTCATCGTGCTGGCCCCAGCCAACATGTTCAACCCTGATGGGAAGCCCAGCATCCCCCTGCCCAAGTTCAGCAGGCACCTGCACGGCACCGAGAGCGGCGAGGAGCAGGGCGGCGAGGGGGTGACCCTGCGCCTCGGCCTCCACCAGCAGGTActggccccagctggctgctgggcaggggcaggtgggGCTCAGGCTtggggggcagcctgtgctcgAGGGTGCAGGGGgtcccctccagctgcagcagcggGATTGCAGTGGGGTTAAGGAGTTAACTGTGGGGGGAGccgagcaggcagggagcaggcagagaagtgctgccctgggctctgccctgggctctgcctgggctgctctgggctctgctctgggctctgcctgggctgctctgggctctgcctgggctctgccctgggctctgcctgggctgctgtcagctctggaagaggaagaggagcagagtcCTAGCTGGGGCTCAGGGTGTCCCTTTGGAATCACCCCAGTGATGCTGGGTGGCTCTGGAGGTCgttgcagctctgccctgcccacaaCCCTGCCTGTCAGGACCCCCCCACTCAGCAgctttgccccccaccccccaagcagCTTTCTCTGGCACACTgaaccctgctcctgctcccctccctgccctggctgctgcagccatttgtccttccagccctgtgctgcaggctgagctggcactgctgtccCCACTGCTTTTGTCCCCCCACCGCTGactgctgtccctcagccctGGTGTCAGGGGGGATCCTGCACCATCAGAGGTGGTGGCTTGCTGTGTGCTGgtccatcccctccctggctgctctgctgctggccccagagctTCCTTCCTCTGTCAGCATCTGTGCCCTGGCAGGTGACAGACCTGCCATGGCTGATGGATGGCTTTTGGTGTCGTGGAGGTGACAGCCTCTGGTttggaaaggtgctgcagctccagccaggctctgctggtgctgcaggcttggaTGGAGCCTGCAGGgttcaggctggggctgggtgttgGGTGGggagccctgcccaggggcgCTGGGAGAGAGGTTCCTGGGTCTTCTGAATCCATCCCTTTCGTCTGGTCCCTGCAGGAGTCTGGGGAGAGctacctggagaaggctgagaagatgTACACCCAGATGTACTCAACAAGGGAAAAGGTgaggggctgctccaggggctcATATCCTTCTCTGTCCCAGCCCATCCCCTCTTCAGCTgacccctgggcaggctggggatggggaggaagcagccctggagctTGCCGGGGGTGtaggcaggaggagctgtgcttggaggagagagagaggatgcAAAGTTCTGggattccctgctgctgggggggtgggggggagagaaacagcctccccagccccacatccctgacttcctgtttgtttgtttgtttgtttgcttcctgTGGTGTTCTCCTGGCTGCAGAACCTGGTGGGTGACCAGGAGCATCTGACCATCCAGGTGAgcgagctggaggaggaggtcaGCACCCTGCGCAAGATCAACAAGAACCTCTTCGACTTCTCCGCCCGCATCATCACCAAGCCAGCcaaatgaggaggaggaggaggcaccccctgccctcacaccccctctgcctctccctgcccagctcctggggaaGATCCAGCTGCCCTCGGGCACGGGGTGCCCACGCCTGGCTCTCCTGGGCGCCGGCGCTCGCCGCGGCGGCTTCGGCCCTGGCGTCCCTCCCCCCCGGGCCCACGGGACTGAGAGCGGCCTGGGGGCcgcagggctgagagcagcctgagggccacgggactgagagcagcctgggggtgccagggctgagagcagcctgagggccacgggactgagagcagcctgggggtgccagggctgccacgGGTGGGACAGGAGGGGGACGGTTCGCACCCCGAGCGGCTGCTGGGTGCCGGCAGGGCAGGCGCGGAGCGGCGGCGCCGGCACCCGGGGAGGGGTTCAGGACCTTTTCCCCCatctctccccctgctcctctttgggggtttgcttcttttctttgccTGACCCTGCAGTGCAGACAGAaaagtggtttggggttgggtttccTTTGGGTTTGTTGCTCTTCATGCTGGGCTGAGATTGGATTTTGGAGCCCTCCTTCCGGCCGGCGCTGCCTCAccgcctgcagccaggctcctgctgggacctggctctgctctcgggccaaaggaggctgagcagctcctgggggggcaGGCGGGGGGGGAGTGGAGTTcctggggtgccagggctgaAGAGGGAGGGGATTTCCCCCACCCtgtccatccctccctgccctgattccagcaggcagggggctgggcagggggggtgcCTGGGCTCggagtgggggggggtgggtttggggcagggggctgactactctggggggggtgggggcagcaaGGTGCTATTGCCAGGCTCCTGAGGTGACAATTTATATATATTTGGATCCAGCAACTTTGTTTTCAGGGTGTTCTGGGGACTGGGCCTTTTGTATTGTCAGGAGCATggcagcggggggggggaggggctggggggggggtttggttaGGTTTATTTTTTACATAAAGATTTGGTTTTTATAGTGAAAAGATGCCTGAGGGTTTTCTCTACacaccagccccacacagccaccCTCCTCagtccctctgtccccagggagctggaagGTGAGGCCCAGGGATCCCCTTCGAGTCCgtccagcaccctgcagagagggagggagagtcCCCTGGATCCCTTCCTGtccctgtggggctggagggagagtCCCCTGGATCCCTTCCTGtccctgtggggctggagggagagtCCCCTGGATCCCTTcctgtccctgtgaggctggagGGAGTCTCCCCTGGATCCCTTcctgtccctgtgaggctggagGGAGTCTCCCCTGGATCCCTTcctgtccctgtgaggctggagGGAGTCTCCCCTGGATCCCTTcctgtccctgtgaggctggagGGAGTCTCCCCTGGATCCCTTcctgtccctgtgaggctggagGGAGTCTCCCCTGGATCCCTTcctgtccctgtgaggctggagGGAGACTCTCCTGGATCCCTTcctgtccctgtgaggctggagGGAGACTCTCCTGGATCCCTTcctgtccctgtgaggctggagGGAGACTCCCCTGGATCCCTTcctgtccctgtgaggctggagGGAGTCTCCCCTGGATCCCTTCCTGCCTCTATGGGGCTGGAGGGAGTCTCCCCTGGATCCCTTCCTGCCTCtatggggctggagggagactCCCCTGGATCCCTTcctgtccctgtgaggctggagGGAGACTCCCCTGGATCCCTTCCTgcctctgtggggctggagggagactCCCCTGGATCCCTTCCTAtccctgtggggctggagggagactCTCCTGGATCCCTTCCTGCCTCtatggggctggagggagactCCCCTGGATCCCTTCCTGCCTCtatggggctggagggagactCCCCTGGATCCCTTCCTGCCTCtatggggctggagggagactCCCCTGGATCCCTTCCTGCCTCtatggggctggagggagaccCCCTGGATCCCTTCCTGCCTCtatggggctggagggagactCCCCTGGATCCCTTCCTGtccctgtggggctggagggagactCCCCTGGATCCCTTCCTGtccctgtggggctggagggagactCTCCTGGATCCCTTCCTGCCTCTATGGACCTGGAGGGAGACTCTGCTGGATCCCTTCCTGCCTCtatggggctgcagggagactcCTCTCGATCCCTTCCTGTCCCTGTGGGGCTGAATGGGGATCCCCTGGATCCTCCTGGCTCCTTCCTCGTCTCAGTTGGGCTGGAAGAAAATTTCCCTGACTCCCCTCAGCGTCCTGGGATGGAGATCCTGAGGGACTGCAGcccctcccctgcacagctctcctCCCTCGTGTAAAGCACCAGGATTAGGCACAGCTGATGGCAAACTGCACTTTAATACCTTGAGCCCCCCCCCACAAGCCCCCAGTTCCCTGCCTCTCACTTCCCCGTTCCCCCCTGGTGTttcccatggctgcagcaggggctgggggctgcttgaGGAGGTCTGCAGtgtttcccccccttccccgcAGTcagagccctcccagccctccccaccctggggggtggcagcagcctctgccctgccgAGCCTGGGCTCTCCCAGTTGTGCCAcgctccctcccccttcccccactgGGGATTTGTCTTGGGggggctgtgctctggctggagccCCCCCTGCGCCCACCTCCTATGCCGCCAAGGGCCTtttgctcccctccccagctcccctccaggGGAAGGAGCTTTCGGTGGCCCCCGGGGTCGGGATCCAGCTTCGGAAGGGGGGGGAATGAGCGCTCCGTGCCCTGGCTTCAGGGGGTTCTCTCTGCTGatacccctcccctccccccccgccccgggcccaTCTCCGCAGGGAATTCATTAGCTGTGACTCATTAAATCCTGCGGGGATCGATAGGTTTGATCCAGCCGGGACTTGGCTCCTTTCTCACGTTCTGATCAATTTCGCAGCTTTTCagtccctggcagctgctctttgTGCTCCCGGTACCGAGGagccgccgggccgggccgtATCTCAGTTTCCCCGGTACCAGTGAGGGGAGTGAACCCCCCGCGCCCCCCTCCTCTCTACCGAGCAAAGCTGCGGAGCTGTTGCTGCGTTGCCCCTTCCCCAAACAGCGGGACTGCCCCGGcggcctcctgcccctgcttccGAGGCCGAGGAGGGCTGGAGGGTCCTGGTTCTGGCCCGTAccggagggggtgggggtggtgtttggCCTCtgagccaggctcagcagctgccccgAGCGGCTTTGGCCAGCCCCGGGGCAGCGCGGAGTGCCCGGCcggaggagaagg
The DNA window shown above is from Dryobates pubescens isolate bDryPub1 chromosome 31, bDryPub1.pri, whole genome shotgun sequence and carries:
- the WDR18 gene encoding WD repeat-containing protein 18, with translation MAAPMEVALVSDAAGPLCNCSVWELHTGSALPGYRGGNSGPRGLALLGGEHLLGAQLGKSYINVWELQRKDQLQQKIICPGPVTCLTASPNGLYILAGVAESIYLWEVSNGNLLAILNRHYQDLTCLCFTDDSSHFLSGAKDCLALVWNLYSVLQAEPSQIPDPRHVWSRHSLPITDLCCGFGGPLARAATASLDQTAKLWEISSGELLLSVLFDVGIMAVTLDLSEYHMFCGGMDGSIFQVDLCAWPVQRDRTFQPEREQGKVFKGHRNQVTCLSVSTDGSLLLSGSHDETVRLWDIQSKQCLKTMNHKGPVTNAFIVLAPANMFNPDGKPSIPLPKFSRHLHGTESGEEQGGEGVTLRLGLHQQESGESYLEKAEKMYTQMYSTREKNLVGDQEHLTIQVSELEEEVSTLRKINKNLFDFSARIITKPAK